Below is a genomic region from Caballeronia sp. SBC1.
ATCGCGTCGGAGAACATTGTCTCGCGCGCCGTTCTTGAAGCGCAGGGTTCAGTGCTGACGAATAAATATGCGGAAGGTTATCCGGGCAAGCGGTATTACGGCGGCTGCGAATTCGTCGATGAAATCGAAACCCTCGCGATCGATCGCGTAAAGGAGATCTTCAACGCGCAGTTCGCCAACGTGCAGCCGCACTCGGGCGCGCAAGCGAACGGCGCCGTGATGCTCGCGCTGACGAAACCCGGCGACACCGTGCTCGGCATGTCGCTCGATGCAGGCGGTCACCTGACGCATGGCGCTAAGCCGGCACTTTCCGGCAAGTGGTTCAACGCGATCCAGTACGGCGTGAACCGCGAGACGATGCTGATCGATTACGAGCAGATCGAAGAACTCGCAATGCAGCACAAGCCGACGTTGCTGATCGCGGGGTTCTCGGCTTATCCGCGCGAGCTGGACTTTGCGCGTCTGCGTGCCATTGCGGATAAGGCAGGTTCGAAGCTGATGGTCGACATGGCGCACATTGCCGGTGTGATCGCCGCAGGGCGGCATCAAAACCCGGTCGAGCATGCGCATGTGGTGACATCCACCACGCACAAGACGTTGCGTGGCCCACGCGGTGGTTTTGTACTGACTAATGACGAGGACATCGCGAAGAAGATCAATTCAGCGGTGTTCCCAGGCCTCCAGGGCGGCCCGCTGATGCATGTGATCGCTGGTAAGGCCGTGGCCTTCGGCGAGGCGCTGCAGCCCGGTTTCAAGACTTACATCGATAACGTGCTGGCCAACGCGAAGGCGCTGGGCGAAGTGCTGAAGGCAGGCGGTGTTGATCTCGTGACGGGCGGTACGGACAACCACTTGCTGCTCGTCGATCTGCGTCCGAAGGGTTTGAAGGGCAACCAGGTCGAGCACGCGCTGGAACGCGCCGGCATCACCTGCAACAAGAATGGAATCCCGTTCGATCCGGAAAAGCCCACGGTCACCTCAGGCGTGCGCCTCGGCACGCCGGCTGGCACCACGCGCGGTTTTGGCGTGGCAGAGTTCCGTGACATCGGCCGCCTGATTGTGGAAGTGTTCGACGCACTGCGCGATCACCCGGACGGTCATGCCGAAACCGAACACCGCGTGCGCAGCGAAATCTTCGCGCTGTGCGAGCGCTTCCCCATTTATTGATTACGCCCTCCTTTTCCGGAGCATGAGATGAGCACACTTCACGACAGCAGCATCATCATCGACGGCCTGAACATTTCGAAGTTCGAGCCGTCGGTATTCGAAGACATGAGAAAGGGCGGCGTGACCGCGGTGAACTGCACGGTATCGGTCTGGGAGAGCTTTCAGAAGACCGTAGATAACATCGCTGAAATGCGTCAAATGCTCCGCGAGCACAGCGACATTCTCACGCTCGTGCGCACGACGGACGACATTCGCCGCGCGAAGAAAGAGAACAAGACGGGCATCATTTTCGGTTTCCAGAACGCGCACGCATTCGAAGACAACCTCGGTTACATCGAAACATTCAAGCAGCTTGGCGTGAACGTCGTGCAGCTTTGCTACAACACGCAGAACCTCGTGGGCACCGGTTGCTATGAGCGCGATGGCGGTCTCTCGGGTTTCGGCCGCGAAGTGATCCAGGAAATGAATCGCGTGGGCATCATGGTCGACCTGTCGCATGTGGGCGGCACGACGTCTTCCGAAGCTATTGCCTTCTCGAAGAAGCCGGTGTGTTATTCGCATTGCTGTCCTTCGGGCCTGAAGGAACATCCGCGCAACAAGTCCGATGAGCAGCTTAAAGAAATTGCCGATGCAGGCGGTTTTGTCGGCGTGACGATGTTCGCGCCGTTCCTCAAGCGCGGCCCAGATGCGACGGTCGAAGATTATCTTGAGGCCATTGAATACGTGGTCGGCCTGATCGGCGAAGACAACGTGGGCATTGGCACGGACTTCACGCAGGGTTACAGCACGGAATTCTTTGACTGGATCACGCACGACAAGGGTCGTTATCGTCAACTGACGAATTTCGGCAAGGTCGTGAATCCAGAAGGAATCCGAACGATCGGAGAATTCCCGAACCTGACCGCCGCGATGGAACGCGCCGGCTGGAGCGAGTCGCGCATCAAGAAGATCATGGGCGAGAACTGGGTGCGCGTGTTCGACAGCGTCTGGAACGTCTGACCCGGCTCACCCAATAAAAAGGAACCCACACGATGCAACCGCAACTGCCTATTGACGTTGATCCGGAAACCGGCGTCTGGACGACCGACTCGCTGCCCATGCTGTATGTACCGCGCCACTTCTTCACGAACAACCATCTGGCGGTTGAAGAAGCTCTCGGCCGCGACGTGTACGCGAAGAGCCTTTATACGGCGGGCCACAAGTCGGCGTATCACTGGTGCGAT
It encodes:
- a CDS encoding serine hydroxymethyltransferase — its product is MSNSSTRPAAPFFEEPLATRDAPVRSAILKELERQQSQIELIASENIVSRAVLEAQGSVLTNKYAEGYPGKRYYGGCEFVDEIETLAIDRVKEIFNAQFANVQPHSGAQANGAVMLALTKPGDTVLGMSLDAGGHLTHGAKPALSGKWFNAIQYGVNRETMLIDYEQIEELAMQHKPTLLIAGFSAYPRELDFARLRAIADKAGSKLMVDMAHIAGVIAAGRHQNPVEHAHVVTSTTHKTLRGPRGGFVLTNDEDIAKKINSAVFPGLQGGPLMHVIAGKAVAFGEALQPGFKTYIDNVLANAKALGEVLKAGGVDLVTGGTDNHLLLVDLRPKGLKGNQVEHALERAGITCNKNGIPFDPEKPTVTSGVRLGTPAGTTRGFGVAEFRDIGRLIVEVFDALRDHPDGHAETEHRVRSEIFALCERFPIY
- a CDS encoding dipeptidase, with protein sequence MSTLHDSSIIIDGLNISKFEPSVFEDMRKGGVTAVNCTVSVWESFQKTVDNIAEMRQMLREHSDILTLVRTTDDIRRAKKENKTGIIFGFQNAHAFEDNLGYIETFKQLGVNVVQLCYNTQNLVGTGCYERDGGLSGFGREVIQEMNRVGIMVDLSHVGGTTSSEAIAFSKKPVCYSHCCPSGLKEHPRNKSDEQLKEIADAGGFVGVTMFAPFLKRGPDATVEDYLEAIEYVVGLIGEDNVGIGTDFTQGYSTEFFDWITHDKGRYRQLTNFGKVVNPEGIRTIGEFPNLTAAMERAGWSESRIKKIMGENWVRVFDSVWNV